One Citricoccus sp. K5 DNA window includes the following coding sequences:
- the dapA gene encoding 4-hydroxy-tetrahydrodipicolinate synthase, producing the protein MIETPAARSANTFGTVVPAMVTPFTADGGLDLDSAQKLANHLVDEGADGLVITGTTGETSTLLDEENVAMFEAVVEAVGGRAKVIAGTGMNDTGHSVHLSQLAAKTGVDGLLLVTPYYNKPNQAGIRAHFETIASATDLPVMLYDIPGRSVMPINPDTIIALSQHPNIAALKDAKGDFQSTTLVAANTDLDIYSGEDSLTMPLMTLGAVGVVSVTAHVATRLYRRMVDAMLAGDLAAAQALHFELDPYQRAVMTHIQGAVSAKTILNWQGILPNSVVRLPLVEATEDEKTTIRADLAEAGLTF; encoded by the coding sequence ATGATCGAGACCCCTGCCGCGCGCTCCGCGAACACCTTCGGCACCGTTGTCCCCGCCATGGTCACCCCCTTCACGGCCGACGGCGGCCTGGACCTGGATTCGGCCCAGAAACTGGCGAACCACCTGGTGGACGAGGGTGCCGACGGGCTGGTCATCACCGGCACCACCGGGGAGACCTCGACCCTGCTGGACGAGGAGAACGTGGCCATGTTCGAGGCCGTGGTGGAGGCCGTGGGGGGCCGCGCCAAGGTCATCGCCGGGACCGGCATGAATGACACGGGTCACTCAGTGCACCTGTCCCAGCTGGCCGCCAAGACCGGCGTCGACGGCCTGCTGCTGGTCACGCCGTATTACAACAAGCCCAACCAGGCCGGAATCCGGGCCCACTTCGAGACCATCGCCTCCGCCACCGACCTTCCGGTCATGCTCTATGACATCCCCGGGCGCTCGGTCATGCCGATCAACCCGGACACCATCATCGCGCTGTCCCAGCACCCGAACATCGCCGCCCTCAAAGACGCCAAGGGCGACTTCCAGTCCACCACTCTCGTGGCGGCGAACACGGACCTGGACATCTACTCGGGCGAGGACTCCCTGACCATGCCGCTCATGACCCTGGGCGCCGTGGGCGTGGTCTCCGTGACCGCCCACGTGGCCACGCGGCTGTACCGCCGGATGGTGGACGCCATGCTCGCCGGCGACCTGGCGGCGGCCCAGGCACTGCACTTTGAGCTGGATCCTTACCAGCGGGCGGTGATGACCCACATCCAGGGCGCGGTCTCCGCCAAGACGATCCTGAACTGGCAGGGCATCCTGCCGAACTCCGTGGTCCGCCTCCCGCTCGTGGAGGCCACCGAGGACGAGAAGACCACCATCCGTGCCGACCTCGCGGAGGCCGGACTCACCTTCTAG
- a CDS encoding ribonuclease J, with amino-acid sequence MAPGSRLSTPPALKPGTCRIVPLGGLGEVGRNMTVFELDGKILIVDCGVLFPEEHQPGVDLILPDFSYIEDRLDDVVGVVLTHGHEDHIGAVPYLLRLKADIPLIGSTLTLALIEAKLEEHRIRPLTLTVTEGDTEHLGPFECEFVAVNHSIPDALAVAIKTQAGTILHTGDFKMDQLPLDGRITDLRAFARLGEDGVDLFLTDSTNAEVPGFTTTEKEIGSVLEGLMARASQRVIVASFASHVHRIQQVLDAAHQHGRKVCFVGRSMVRNMGIAAKLGYLKVPEGILVDLKQVDQLPDDRVVLMCTGSQGEPMAALSRMANGDHRIQLNAGDLVILASSLIPGNETSVFRVVNGLMKLGAEVVHKGMAQVHVSGHASQGELLYCYNIVKPTHVMPVHGETRHLIANGKIAESTGVPKENVLLTEDGSVVDLTDGVARVSGQVECGFVYVDGSSIGEITDADLKDRQVLGEEGFISIISVVNRQTGTIVSGPDIHARGVAEDDSVFDEVKLKIARALEEAVQSNADHTTHQLQQVVRRVIGTWVNRKLRRRPMIVPVVLEA; translated from the coding sequence ATGGCACCAGGCTCCCGCCTGTCCACTCCACCCGCGCTGAAGCCGGGCACCTGCCGCATCGTCCCGCTCGGCGGCCTCGGCGAGGTGGGCCGCAACATGACCGTCTTCGAGCTGGACGGCAAGATCCTCATCGTCGACTGCGGCGTGCTCTTCCCCGAGGAGCACCAGCCCGGCGTGGACCTGATCCTGCCGGACTTCAGCTATATCGAGGATCGCCTCGATGACGTGGTCGGGGTGGTGCTGACCCACGGCCACGAGGACCACATCGGCGCCGTGCCGTACCTGTTGCGGCTGAAGGCGGACATCCCCCTGATCGGCTCCACGCTGACCCTGGCCCTGATCGAGGCCAAGCTCGAGGAGCACCGGATCCGTCCGCTCACCCTCACCGTCACGGAGGGGGACACCGAGCACCTCGGCCCCTTCGAATGTGAGTTCGTGGCCGTCAACCACTCCATCCCGGACGCCCTGGCGGTGGCCATCAAGACGCAGGCCGGCACCATCCTGCACACGGGCGACTTCAAGATGGACCAGTTGCCGCTGGACGGCCGCATCACTGACCTGCGGGCCTTCGCCCGGCTGGGGGAGGACGGCGTGGACCTGTTCCTCACCGACTCCACCAATGCCGAGGTTCCCGGGTTCACCACCACGGAGAAGGAGATCGGCTCCGTCCTGGAGGGCCTGATGGCACGGGCCAGCCAGCGCGTCATCGTGGCCTCGTTCGCCTCCCATGTGCACCGCATCCAGCAGGTCCTGGACGCCGCCCACCAGCACGGCCGCAAGGTCTGCTTCGTGGGACGGTCCATGGTCCGCAACATGGGCATCGCCGCCAAGCTCGGCTACCTCAAGGTGCCAGAGGGCATCCTGGTGGACCTCAAGCAGGTGGACCAACTGCCGGATGACCGGGTGGTGCTGATGTGCACGGGCTCCCAGGGCGAGCCCATGGCCGCGCTGTCCCGGATGGCCAACGGGGACCACCGGATCCAGCTCAATGCCGGCGACCTCGTCATCCTGGCCTCGTCCCTGATCCCGGGCAACGAGACCTCGGTGTTCCGGGTGGTCAACGGCCTGATGAAGCTCGGCGCGGAGGTGGTCCACAAGGGCATGGCCCAGGTCCACGTCTCCGGGCACGCGTCCCAGGGCGAGCTGCTCTACTGCTACAACATCGTCAAGCCCACCCACGTGATGCCCGTCCACGGGGAGACCCGCCACCTGATCGCCAACGGCAAGATCGCCGAGTCGACCGGGGTGCCGAAGGAGAACGTCCTGCTCACCGAGGACGGTTCAGTGGTGGACCTGACGGACGGCGTGGCGCGCGTGTCCGGACAGGTGGAGTGCGGATTCGTCTACGTGGACGGTTCCTCGATCGGCGAGATCACCGACGCCGACCTCAAGGACCGCCAGGTGCTCGGCGAGGAGGGGTTCATCTCGATCATCTCCGTGGTCAACCGCCAGACCGGCACCATCGTCTCCGGCCCGGACATCCACGCCCGCGGCGTGGCGGAGGACGATTCGGTGTTCGACGAGGTCAAGCTCAAGATCGCCCGCGCCCTCGAGGAGGCCGTGCAGTCCAACGCGGACCACACCACACATCAGCTCCAGCAGGTGGTCCGCCGCGTCATCGGCACGTGGGTCAACCGCAAGCTGCGCCGCCGGCCGATGATCGTGCCGGTGGTCCTGGAGGCCTGA
- a CDS encoding DNA translocase FtsK, translating to MATRTSPTRSQSSRSSTSTARKGAEPKSAKSSARPSGSTQRNRSAPEPAPQPAGNLFVRAARGFWMALATPIGAGVRKVGRDAKIEPEDRRDGTGFFLVALAFVIGSVEWWGLRGTPGYGTVVHNVAAGTLGWAALLFPAVLLIIAVRYFRTPQEHRDNGRISIGLLVMLVGAAGIAHLVAGLPAVADSFENLLAGGGLVGYLATTPLASLLTPWPVWALMVVLVLFGLLIVTATPVGQIPQRTRDAYAWLTGQPDGGAATERPDRTARGARESRAYRDGEDAHDQSYLTQHERNQAGKRDKQNKQGKKRKGTRLFGRDDEQPTAVLDQNGDPVTTTEAYETAVIGDADADGHPGEHSDADSAATPAEAESSGPAVPPGVRRPTAGELAIARVREAAGVGPDAPAGPATEPIGTVPPAMPAEAPAAAVKATPVARPAELPPMPARSEQLHLGGDITYTLPDSALLPAGPPHKDRTEANDAVVAALTSTLDQFKVDAEVTGFSRGPTVTRYEIELAPGTKVEKVTALSKNISYAVASSDVRILSPIPGKSAIGIEIPNADKEVVALGDVLRSNAARKTDHPMVMGVGKDVEGGFVMANLAKMPHMLVAGATGAGKSSFVNSMITSILMRSTPDEVRMVMVDPKRVELTAYEGVPHLVTPIITSPKKAAEALQWVVREMDTRYDDLAAFGYKHVDDFNKAIRAGKVNLPPDSKRVLKPYPYLLVIVDELADLMMVAPRDVEDAIVRITQLARAAGIHLVLATQRPSVDVVTGLIKANVPSRMAFATSSVTDSRVVLDQPGAEKLLGQGDALFLPMGKSKPMRVQGAWVNESEIHAVVEHVKTQMTAQYRQDVVPEKVEKVIDEDIGDDMDLLLQATELVVTTQFGSTSMLQRKLRVGFAKAGRLMDLMESRGVVGPSEGSKARDVLVKPDDLAGLLATIRGDGPPAAAPSEDAPEAYAEDVVHADQPDGTGASEGLTREDDAGGPGGSGGPGQAGAAYPEMPQRSGQAPSDQELVRGSLPAESTEYQAPDYGRDLVADDLASRPAADDWYDEDGGEDGEGSEDAWHLTGR from the coding sequence ATGGCGACCCGTACTTCCCCGACGCGTTCGCAGTCCAGCCGGTCCTCGACCTCCACCGCCCGCAAGGGTGCGGAGCCGAAGTCGGCGAAGTCGTCTGCGCGCCCGTCCGGCTCCACCCAGCGCAACCGCAGCGCGCCCGAACCCGCCCCGCAGCCGGCGGGCAACCTGTTCGTGCGCGCGGCGCGCGGGTTCTGGATGGCCCTGGCCACGCCGATCGGCGCCGGCGTGCGCAAGGTCGGCCGCGACGCCAAGATCGAGCCCGAGGACCGCCGCGACGGCACCGGGTTCTTCCTCGTGGCCCTCGCCTTCGTCATCGGCTCGGTGGAATGGTGGGGCCTGCGCGGCACCCCGGGCTACGGCACCGTGGTCCACAACGTGGCCGCCGGCACTCTCGGCTGGGCCGCCCTGCTCTTCCCGGCCGTGCTGCTCATCATCGCGGTCCGGTACTTCCGCACGCCCCAGGAGCACCGGGACAACGGCCGCATCTCGATCGGCCTGCTGGTCATGCTGGTCGGCGCCGCCGGGATCGCCCACCTCGTGGCGGGCCTGCCCGCCGTGGCCGATTCCTTCGAGAACCTCCTGGCCGGAGGAGGCCTGGTCGGCTACCTCGCCACCACCCCGCTGGCCTCCCTGCTGACGCCATGGCCCGTGTGGGCCCTGATGGTCGTCCTGGTCCTCTTCGGGCTGCTGATCGTCACCGCCACCCCGGTGGGTCAGATCCCGCAGCGCACCCGGGATGCCTATGCCTGGCTCACCGGCCAGCCCGACGGCGGCGCGGCCACCGAGCGCCCAGACCGCACCGCCCGCGGTGCCCGCGAGAGCCGGGCCTACCGGGACGGAGAGGACGCGCATGACCAGTCCTACCTGACGCAGCACGAACGGAACCAGGCCGGCAAGCGGGACAAGCAGAACAAGCAGGGCAAGAAGCGCAAGGGCACCCGGCTCTTCGGGCGTGACGACGAACAGCCGACCGCGGTCCTGGACCAGAACGGTGATCCGGTCACCACCACGGAGGCCTACGAGACCGCCGTGATCGGAGATGCCGATGCTGACGGGCACCCGGGCGAGCACTCTGACGCTGACTCCGCGGCGACGCCCGCCGAGGCCGAGTCCTCAGGACCGGCCGTGCCGCCCGGTGTCCGGCGGCCGACCGCCGGGGAACTGGCCATCGCCCGGGTCAGGGAAGCGGCCGGCGTCGGGCCCGATGCCCCCGCCGGACCGGCCACCGAACCGATCGGCACCGTGCCTCCGGCGATGCCGGCGGAAGCACCGGCAGCGGCTGTGAAGGCGACCCCGGTGGCCCGGCCGGCTGAACTGCCGCCCATGCCGGCACGCTCCGAGCAGCTGCACCTGGGCGGGGACATCACCTACACCCTGCCGGACTCGGCCCTGCTTCCGGCCGGGCCGCCGCACAAGGACCGTACCGAGGCCAATGACGCCGTGGTGGCCGCCCTCACCTCCACGCTGGACCAGTTCAAGGTCGATGCCGAGGTCACCGGATTCTCCCGCGGCCCCACGGTCACCCGCTACGAGATCGAGCTCGCGCCGGGCACCAAGGTGGAGAAGGTCACGGCGCTGTCGAAGAACATCTCCTACGCCGTGGCGTCGTCAGACGTGCGCATCCTCTCGCCGATCCCGGGCAAGTCCGCGATCGGCATCGAGATCCCGAACGCGGACAAGGAGGTCGTCGCCCTGGGTGACGTGCTCCGTTCCAATGCCGCGCGCAAGACCGACCACCCGATGGTGATGGGCGTGGGCAAGGACGTCGAGGGTGGCTTCGTCATGGCCAACCTCGCCAAGATGCCGCACATGCTCGTGGCCGGTGCCACCGGTGCCGGCAAATCCTCCTTCGTGAACTCGATGATCACCTCGATCCTCATGCGTTCCACCCCGGACGAGGTCCGCATGGTCATGGTGGACCCCAAGCGCGTGGAGCTCACCGCGTACGAGGGCGTCCCGCACCTGGTCACCCCGATCATCACGAGCCCGAAGAAGGCCGCGGAGGCCCTGCAGTGGGTCGTGCGGGAGATGGACACGCGCTATGACGACCTGGCGGCCTTCGGCTACAAGCACGTGGACGACTTCAACAAGGCGATCCGGGCCGGCAAGGTCAACCTCCCGCCGGACTCCAAACGCGTGCTCAAGCCCTACCCGTACCTGCTGGTGATCGTGGATGAGCTCGCGGACCTGATGATGGTCGCCCCGCGGGACGTCGAGGATGCGATCGTCCGCATCACGCAGCTCGCCCGTGCCGCCGGCATCCACCTGGTGCTGGCCACCCAGCGGCCCTCGGTGGACGTGGTCACCGGTCTCATCAAGGCCAACGTGCCCTCCCGTATGGCCTTCGCCACCTCATCCGTCACGGACTCCCGCGTGGTCCTGGACCAGCCCGGAGCCGAGAAGCTGCTCGGCCAGGGCGACGCCCTGTTCCTGCCGATGGGCAAGTCCAAGCCGATGCGCGTCCAGGGGGCCTGGGTCAACGAGTCCGAGATCCACGCGGTCGTGGAGCACGTCAAGACCCAGATGACCGCGCAGTACCGCCAGGACGTGGTCCCGGAGAAGGTCGAGAAGGTCATCGACGAGGACATCGGCGATGACATGGACCTGCTGCTGCAGGCCACCGAGCTGGTGGTCACCACGCAGTTCGGCTCCACCTCCATGCTGCAGCGCAAGCTGCGCGTCGGCTTCGCGAAGGCCGGCCGGCTCATGGACCTGATGGAGTCCCGCGGGGTCGTCGGCCCCTCGGAGGGCTCCAAGGCCCGCGACGTGCTGGTCAAGCCCGATGACCTGGCCGGCCTGCTGGCCACCATCCGCGGCGACGGGCCGCCGGCCGCGGCCCCGAGCGAGGACGCGCCGGAGGCCTATGCCGAGGACGTGGTGCACGCGGACCAGCCCGACGGCACTGGTGCCTCGGAGGGCCTCACCCGTGAGGACGACGCCGGCGGTCCCGGTGGCTCCGGCGGTCCCGGTCAGGCGGGCGCGGCGTACCCGGAGATGCCCCAGCGCTCCGGCCAGGCCCCCTCGGACCAGGAACTGGTGCGCGGCTCCCTGCCGGCGGAGTCAACGGAGTACCAGGCTCCCGACTACGGACGTGACCTGGTGGCAGACGATCTCGCCTCCCGTCCCGCGGCGGACGACTGGTACGACGAGGACGGTGGCGAGGACGGCGAGGGTTCCGAGGACGCGTGGCACCTCACCGGCCGGTGA
- the pgsA gene encoding CDP-diacylglycerol--glycerol-3-phosphate 3-phosphatidyltransferase, whose amino-acid sequence MSENWNLPNLLTAVRIVMVPFFIWMLVAGGPSGEDSMVLRWVAFALFAVAIYTDKLDGDIARSRGLVTSFGKIADPIADKLLTGSAFIVLSLLGELWWWVTVLILVREWGITVMRLMVLKYGVMPASRGGKLKTVLQAAALLWLLAPLGAVLGDWWLWAGWTLMAAALVVTLVTGVDYVVKGLRLRRDSLAGQPSRD is encoded by the coding sequence ATGAGTGAGAACTGGAACCTGCCCAACCTCCTGACGGCCGTCAGGATCGTCATGGTCCCGTTCTTCATCTGGATGCTCGTGGCCGGAGGCCCTTCGGGCGAGGACTCGATGGTCCTGCGCTGGGTGGCCTTCGCGCTGTTCGCGGTGGCCATCTACACCGACAAGCTGGATGGCGACATCGCCCGGTCCCGGGGACTGGTCACCAGCTTCGGCAAGATCGCCGATCCCATCGCGGACAAGCTCCTGACCGGTTCCGCCTTCATCGTCCTCTCCCTGCTGGGCGAACTCTGGTGGTGGGTGACGGTGTTGATCCTCGTCCGCGAGTGGGGCATCACGGTGATGCGCCTGATGGTGCTCAAGTACGGCGTCATGCCGGCCTCCAGGGGCGGCAAGCTCAAGACCGTGCTCCAAGCCGCGGCCCTGCTGTGGCTGCTGGCCCCCCTGGGCGCGGTGCTGGGGGATTGGTGGCTGTGGGCCGGTTGGACCCTGATGGCCGCAGCCCTCGTGGTCACCCTCGTCACCGGAGTCGACTACGTCGTCAAGGGCCTGAGACTCCGCCGGGACTCCCTCGCCGGCCAGCCCAGCCGTGATTGA
- a CDS encoding CinA family protein encodes MEPAELVDAERLPAAVVQLLIRRGLTVATAESLTAGLLAATLAEVPGASGTLQGGVVAYQNHVKERLLGVDPGLLVRAGAVDAVVARQMAEGARRVTGADVGISTTGVAGPDAHQGKPVGTVYVGLAGMPGHAEPEAVLLHLEGGREAIRWNTVRRGLQLMQARLTGWT; translated from the coding sequence ATGGAACCTGCCGAGCTGGTCGATGCGGAGAGACTGCCGGCCGCCGTCGTGCAGCTGTTGATCCGCCGGGGCCTGACGGTCGCCACCGCGGAGTCACTGACCGCCGGACTGCTGGCCGCCACCCTGGCCGAGGTGCCAGGGGCCTCCGGGACGCTGCAGGGCGGCGTGGTGGCCTATCAGAACCACGTCAAGGAGCGGCTGCTCGGCGTGGACCCGGGCCTGCTGGTCCGCGCCGGTGCCGTGGACGCCGTGGTGGCCCGGCAGATGGCCGAGGGTGCCCGCCGCGTGACGGGGGCCGACGTCGGGATCTCCACGACCGGCGTGGCCGGACCGGACGCGCACCAGGGCAAGCCGGTGGGCACGGTCTACGTGGGGTTGGCCGGAATGCCCGGTCATGCGGAGCCGGAGGCCGTGCTGCTCCACCTCGAGGGCGGCCGGGAGGCGATCCGGTGGAACACCGTCCGCCGGGGACTGCAGTTGATGCAGGCGCGTCTGACCGGGTGGACATGA
- a CDS encoding helix-turn-helix domain-containing protein: MMKHPVTVNGITRWLETGENVPTDSLETKEHAVPVLRQEIGDVLRDVRQRQRRTLREVSHHARVSLGYLSEVERGQKEASSELLSSICGALNVPMSLMLREVSDRIALQEGVHIPDTVPVDLESGFAPEEFGARIPDEVPDDFGQLAGSH, encoded by the coding sequence ATGATGAAGCATCCGGTAACCGTCAACGGCATCACCCGTTGGCTGGAGACCGGGGAAAACGTCCCAACCGACTCCCTCGAGACCAAGGAGCACGCCGTGCCAGTCCTTCGCCAGGAAATCGGAGACGTCCTGCGTGACGTCCGCCAGCGCCAGCGCCGCACGCTCCGCGAGGTCTCCCACCATGCGCGGGTCTCCCTCGGCTACCTGTCCGAGGTCGAGCGCGGACAGAAGGAAGCCTCCTCGGAGCTGCTGTCCTCCATCTGCGGCGCCCTGAACGTCCCCATGTCCCTGATGCTGCGCGAGGTCTCGGACCGGATCGCCCTCCAAGAGGGAGTGCACATCCCGGACACCGTCCCCGTGGACCTCGAGAGCGGCTTCGCCCCCGAGGAGTTCGGCGCCCGTATCCCGGACGAGGTCCCGGACGACTTCGGCCAGCTCGCCGGCAGCCACTGA
- a CDS encoding DUF3046 domain-containing protein codes for MKHSEFRRLMDDEFGPGNAGVIAATLVLPSLLETADRALDAGVDPRRVWLDVCDLQGVPEGRRLGRDLPVRDRAQD; via the coding sequence ATGAAGCACAGTGAGTTCCGCCGGTTGATGGACGACGAGTTCGGCCCCGGCAACGCCGGCGTGATCGCCGCGACCCTCGTGCTGCCGTCCCTCCTGGAGACCGCAGACCGGGCCCTCGACGCCGGCGTGGACCCGCGGCGCGTGTGGCTCGACGTCTGCGACCTCCAGGGCGTCCCCGAGGGGCGACGCCTCGGCCGTGACCTCCCGGTGCGGGACCGCGCCCAGGACTGA
- the recA gene encoding recombinase RecA: MASATDREKALEAALAQIDKQYGKGSVMRLGDEVRVPMEVIPTGSVGLDVALGIGGLPRGRVVEIYGPESSGKTTVALHAVANAQRNGGIAAFIDAEHALDPEYAKKLGVDTDALLVSQPDTGEQALEIMDMLIGSGSLDIIVIDSVAALVPRAEIEGEMGDSHVGLQARLMSQALRKITGRLAQSKTTAIFINQLREKIGVFFGSPETTTGGKALKFYASVRIDVRRIETLKEGGNPVGNRTRAKIVKNKMAPPFKQAEFDIIYGEGISRQGSLIDMGVDEGIVKKSGAWYTYDGDQLGQGKENSRRFLKDNPDLADEIETRILEKLGIGVAAEDETAGEPQLRAVSGQSPA; this comes from the coding sequence ATGGCGTCAGCCACTGACCGCGAGAAGGCTCTGGAAGCCGCACTGGCCCAGATCGACAAGCAGTACGGCAAGGGCTCGGTGATGCGCCTCGGGGACGAGGTCCGCGTCCCGATGGAGGTCATCCCCACCGGCTCCGTGGGCCTGGACGTCGCCCTGGGTATCGGCGGTTTGCCCCGGGGCCGTGTCGTGGAGATCTACGGACCGGAATCCTCCGGCAAGACCACCGTCGCACTGCACGCCGTGGCCAACGCCCAGCGCAACGGCGGCATCGCCGCGTTCATCGACGCTGAGCACGCGCTGGACCCGGAATACGCCAAGAAGCTCGGCGTGGACACGGATGCCCTGTTGGTCTCGCAGCCGGACACGGGTGAGCAGGCCCTCGAGATCATGGACATGCTGATCGGCTCCGGTTCGCTGGACATCATCGTCATCGACTCCGTGGCGGCCCTGGTGCCCCGCGCCGAGATCGAGGGCGAGATGGGTGACAGCCACGTGGGTCTGCAGGCGCGCCTGATGTCCCAGGCCCTGCGCAAGATCACCGGTCGCCTGGCCCAGAGCAAGACCACTGCCATCTTCATCAACCAGCTGCGCGAGAAGATCGGCGTGTTCTTCGGCAGCCCCGAGACCACCACCGGTGGCAAGGCCCTGAAGTTCTATGCCTCCGTCCGGATCGACGTGCGCCGCATCGAGACCCTCAAGGAGGGCGGCAACCCCGTCGGCAACCGCACCCGCGCCAAGATCGTCAAGAACAAGATGGCCCCGCCCTTCAAGCAGGCCGAGTTCGACATCATCTACGGTGAGGGGATCTCCCGCCAGGGCTCCCTGATCGACATGGGCGTGGACGAGGGCATCGTCAAGAAGTCCGGCGCCTGGTACACCTACGACGGTGACCAGTTGGGCCAGGGCAAGGAGAACTCCCGCCGCTTCCTCAAGGACAACCCCGACCTCGCCGACGAGATCGAGACCCGCATCCTGGAGAAGCTCGGCATCGGCGTGGCGGCCGAGGACGAGACCGCGGGTGAGCCGCAGCTGCGCGCCGTCTCGGGTCAGTCCCCGGCCTGA
- a CDS encoding regulatory protein RecX, which yields MTRRHLRAVPDVPEHLADDPEPAAAEVARTIVLRQLTASPKSRKQLEEKLAERDVPEDVAAAVLDRLEDVRLVDDTAYAENFVRTRQRSKGLARGALRRELQQKGVSGEAAEQALETISEDAEREAAVELIQRKIRGRQLPSGDSAEDRAERDKTVRRLAGMLARKGYPPGMALGIVKDVLGGLQDEADAFALDDD from the coding sequence ATGACACGTCGCCACCTCCGCGCGGTACCGGACGTCCCCGAGCACCTCGCGGACGATCCGGAGCCGGCTGCCGCGGAGGTGGCGCGGACCATCGTGCTGCGCCAGCTCACCGCCTCGCCCAAGTCGCGGAAGCAGTTGGAGGAGAAGCTCGCCGAGCGGGATGTCCCGGAGGACGTGGCCGCCGCCGTGCTGGACCGCCTCGAGGACGTCCGGCTCGTGGACGACACCGCCTATGCGGAGAACTTCGTCCGGACCCGTCAACGCTCCAAAGGCCTCGCCCGCGGCGCCCTGCGCCGGGAGCTCCAGCAGAAGGGCGTCTCCGGGGAAGCCGCCGAACAGGCCCTCGAGACGATCAGCGAGGATGCCGAACGGGAGGCCGCCGTTGAACTGATCCAGCGCAAGATCCGCGGGCGCCAGCTCCCGTCCGGGGACTCGGCCGAGGACCGGGCCGAGCGGGACAAGACGGTCCGACGCCTGGCCGGCATGCTCGCCCGCAAGGGATACCCGCCCGGCATGGCCCTGGGGATCGTCAAGGACGTCCTCGGTGGCCTCCAGGACGAGGCGGATGCTTTTGCCCTGGACGACGACTAG